One stretch of Miscanthus floridulus cultivar M001 chromosome 18, ASM1932011v1, whole genome shotgun sequence DNA includes these proteins:
- the LOC136520471 gene encoding UDP-glycosyltransferase CGT-like, whose protein sequence is MATPATKSLGELDSGARPHVMFIPSAGMGHLLPFFRFIASLAGHDDDVDISVVTVLPTVSAAEADHFSSLFAALPHVRRVDLHLLPLNASEFPSHDRDPFIVRWEALRRSAHLLRPLIAGASPRVSAVITDVTLTSYVIPIAKELGVPCHVLFISCATMLSLNAYFPLHLDKKKKAEQHEQGLAGGVGVGDVDIPGVRRIPRSCLPQPLLDLSKLFTKQFIDNGRENINADGFLVNTFDALEPAALAALRDGKVVPGFPPVYAIGPLRSQQHSNSAAAEVEKEEDSSPVAWLDKQPARSVVYVAFGNRSAVSHAQIREIAAGLEASGCRFLWVLKTTKVDRDDSAELTDVLGEGFLERLQLGQHGLVTKAWVDQEALLKHPSVGLYLSHSGWNSVTEAAAAGVPLLAWPRGGDHRVNAMVAVSGGVGVWMEHWSWDGEDWLVTAEEIGKKVKEVMSDAAVRARATRTGEEAAKAVAEGGTSYRSMQQFISSLKATGHSDPIQPLH, encoded by the coding sequence ATGGCCACGCCGGCAACGAAGAGCCTGGGAGAGCTCGACAGCGGCGCACGCCCGCATGTCATGTTCATCCCGAGCGCCGGCATGGGCCACCTCCTCCCGTTCTTCCGCTTCATCGCGTCTCTCGCGGGGCACGACGACGACGTCGACATCTCCGTGGTGACCGTTCTTCCCACCGTCTCTGCGGCCGAGGCCGACCACTTCAGCAGCCTGTTCGCTGCCCTCCCCCACGTCCGCCGTGTCGACCTCCACCTCCTGCCGTTGAACGCTTCCGAGTTCCCAAGCCATGACCGCGACCCGTTCATTGTCCGATGGGAGGCCCTGCGCCGCTCGGCGCACCTTCTCCGTCCGCTCATCGCTGGCGCCTCCCCGCGCGTCTCGGCCGTCATTACAGACGTGACCCTGACCTCCTACGTCATCCCTATCGCCAAGGAGCTCGGTGTCCCGTGCCACGTCCTCTTCATCTCCTGCGCCACCATGCTCTCGCTCAATGCCTACTTCCCTCTACACctcgacaagaagaagaaggctgaGCAGCACGAGCAGGGGCTAGctggcggcgtcggcgtcggcgacgtcgaCATTCCCGGCGTGCGTCGCATCCCGCGGTCTTGTCTCCCGCAGCCCCTGCTCGACCTCAGCAAACTCTTCACCAAGCAGTTCATCGACAACGGCCGCGAGAACATCAACGCCGACGGCTTTCTGGTCAACACGTTCGACGCCTTGGAGCCGGCGGCGCTCGCCGCCCTAAGAGACGGCAAGGTCGTCCCCGGGTTCCCACCGGTGTACGCCATCGGCCCGCTCAGGTCGCAGCAGCACAGCAACTCAGCTGCTGCTGAGGTCGAGAAGGAAGAAGACTCCTCCCCCGTCGCATGGCTTGACAAGCAGCCAGCGCGGTCAGTGGTGTACGTCGCGTTCGGCAACCGCAGCGCCGTGAGCCATGCACAGATCAGGGAGATCGCCGCCGGGCTGGAGGCGAGCGGTTGCCGCTTCCTTTGGGTGCTCAAGACCACAAAGGTGGACAGGGACGACAGCGCCGAGCTGACGGACGTGCTCGGCGAGGGGTTCCTGGAGCGACTGCAGCTGGGGCAGCACGGCCTCGTGACCAAGGCGTGGGTGGACCAGGAGGCCCTGCTGAAGCACCCGTCCGTGGGGCTGTACCTAAGCCACAGCGGGTGGAACTCGGTGACGGAGGCGGCTGCCGCCGGCGTGCCGCTGCTGGCGTGGCCCCGCGGCGGCGACCACCGCGTGAACGCTATGGTGGCGGTGAGCGGCGGGGTCGGGGTGTGGATGGAGCACTGGAGCTGGGACGGGGAGGACTGGCTGGTGACCGCGGAGGAGATCGGGAAGAAAGTAAAGGAGGTCATGTCCGACGCGGCGGTCAGGGCAAGGGCGACGAGGACCGGCGAGGAAGCGGCCAAGGCCGTCGCAGAGGGTGGCACCAGCTACCGGAGCATGCAGCAGTTTATTTCCAGCCTCAAAGCAACCGGACACTCCGATCCGATCCAGCCCTTGCATTGA